In Paenibacillus sp. FSL M7-0420, a single genomic region encodes these proteins:
- a CDS encoding sensor histidine kinase, whose translation MMRGILRSGSRKIWLHIAVVVVIGLIASYALLSTTPDAPKPRSKEGLLDLTHTSIRMNPLKLQGEWAFYWHKLLSPEDIRSRMAGGESDRDRYINIPGSWLGYPLDGQALKSEGYATFRLVIQLSEQDRKERLALRLPTIFNAYKLWVNGELLAEVGVVDQDKEGMTPHLATKLVFFQPEGDTVELVMQVANFHHKRGGITKNIELGGSNVLTVRTHLRIAADMFITASLLVIGVYHLLLFMLRRKDRAPLYFGLFTVMFSIRSLLNGELMLTQWLPHFPWELQFKLEYLILCLGGWMITMYFECIFPDYVSRWFRYGSRIVTGALCLVVVVTPALVYSRMLLLIGVVVVLHMVYLMVGLAHAALRRMEGALSFLLVSVVALATVTNDFLYYNEWSPIENSSPFGLLIFTVAQMLLLSSRFTRAATNEERIARELQEANLKLTGMNANLEQLVLERTHALSAAHEDLRLSYERLLHSEEGRKKLLAYITHDLRMPLSSMLGYVEAVMDRVKPERNEQYLQYIRDNTIRINRMIGELSFLSHLETGQVEYRMEPVQVTQFLRGFYEQYELVVRDAGLDFDLDIGDTAASSANLPVARIDTQRLEQALFNLVSNAMKFTPAGGLVRLALAVDEMNDKRCAVISVQDSGMGIPPEQLEQIFDRNYRVDRPGLDMGVDGSGLGLAICREIVQAHGGSVRAESDGKTGSIFQVILPLIQEAGE comes from the coding sequence ATGATGAGGGGTATACTAAGGTCCGGTTCTCGTAAAATCTGGTTACATATCGCTGTGGTTGTGGTTATCGGGCTGATCGCAAGCTATGCTCTCTTGTCTACAACGCCGGATGCTCCCAAGCCCCGAAGCAAGGAAGGCCTTCTGGATCTAACGCATACCTCTATCCGTATGAATCCGCTGAAGTTACAGGGAGAATGGGCCTTCTATTGGCACAAGCTGCTCTCGCCCGAGGATATACGAAGCCGGATGGCAGGCGGGGAATCAGACCGGGACCGGTATATCAACATCCCCGGCTCCTGGCTGGGCTACCCGCTGGACGGTCAAGCGCTGAAGAGCGAAGGCTATGCCACCTTCCGGCTAGTGATCCAGCTTAGCGAGCAGGATCGTAAGGAGCGGCTGGCTCTGCGGCTGCCTACTATTTTTAATGCGTATAAATTGTGGGTGAATGGAGAGCTGCTGGCTGAGGTCGGTGTGGTGGATCAGGACAAGGAGGGCATGACGCCGCATCTGGCGACGAAGCTGGTGTTCTTCCAGCCTGAAGGCGACACGGTGGAGCTGGTGATGCAGGTCGCGAACTTCCATCATAAGCGGGGCGGCATCACTAAGAATATTGAGCTGGGCGGCAGTAATGTGTTAACGGTCCGGACTCATCTGAGGATTGCTGCGGATATGTTCATCACGGCCAGCCTGCTGGTGATCGGCGTGTATCATCTGCTGCTGTTCATGCTGCGGCGTAAAGACCGGGCACCGCTATACTTCGGTCTGTTCACTGTGATGTTCTCTATCCGCTCCCTGCTGAACGGTGAGCTTATGTTAACCCAGTGGCTGCCTCATTTTCCGTGGGAATTGCAGTTCAAGCTCGAGTATCTGATCCTATGCCTTGGCGGGTGGATGATCACGATGTATTTTGAATGCATTTTCCCGGATTACGTGTCGCGTTGGTTCCGCTATGGCAGCCGGATCGTCACCGGCGCACTCTGTCTGGTGGTTGTGGTGACCCCTGCCCTCGTCTATTCCCGGATGCTGCTGCTGATCGGTGTGGTCGTGGTGCTCCATATGGTGTATCTGATGGTGGGGCTGGCTCATGCGGCCTTGCGGCGGATGGAGGGAGCGCTGAGCTTCCTGCTGGTGTCGGTGGTGGCTCTGGCTACGGTGACCAACGATTTCCTGTATTACAACGAATGGTCGCCCATTGAGAACAGCTCGCCATTCGGACTGCTTATCTTCACGGTCGCCCAGATGCTGCTGCTCTCCTCCAGATTCACAAGGGCAGCAACGAATGAAGAACGGATTGCCCGGGAGCTGCAGGAAGCCAATCTCAAGCTCACCGGGATGAATGCCAATCTGGAGCAGCTCGTGCTGGAGCGCACCCATGCCTTATCCGCAGCCCACGAGGATCTCCGCCTGTCGTATGAGCGGTTACTGCACTCCGAGGAAGGCCGGAAGAAGCTGCTGGCCTACATTACGCATGATCTGCGCATGCCGCTGTCCAGTATGCTGGGTTATGTCGAGGCAGTGATGGATAGGGTGAAGCCGGAGCGCAATGAACAGTATTTGCAGTATATCCGCGATAACACGATAAGGATCAACCGGATGATCGGGGAGCTGAGTTTCTTGTCCCATCTGGAGACAGGGCAGGTGGAATACCGGATGGAGCCTGTTCAGGTGACTCAGTTCCTGCGCGGCTTCTATGAACAATATGAGCTGGTGGTGCGGGATGCGGGGCTGGATTTCGATCTGGACATCGGGGATACAGCAGCTTCAAGCGCTAACCTGCCCGTTGCCCGGATCGATACACAACGATTAGAGCAGGCGCTGTTCAATCTGGTGTCGAATGCGATGAAGTTCACTCCTGCCGGCGGGTTGGTGCGTCTTGCCTTAGCTGTGGATGAGATGAACGATAAGCGTTGTGCGGTCATCAGCGTGCAGGACTCCGGCATGGGTATTCCTCCAGAGCAGCTGGAGCAGATTTTCGACCGTAATTACCGGGTGGACCGGCCGGGGCTGGACATGGGCGTAGATGGCAGCGGGCTGGGGCTGGCGATATGCAGGGAAATTGTACAAGCGCATGGCGGGAGTGTGAGGGCGGAGAGTGACGGGAAGACCGGGTCGATTTTCCAGGTCATATTGCCATTGATTCAGGAAGCAGGAGAGTGA
- a CDS encoding carbohydrate-binding protein produces MYKKVSVRAVSLMAVMVMLLSVFFTALPNANAAARGAWSPNTAYAVNDTVTYGGGTYTCLQAHTSLTGWEPPNVPALWKSGSTTTPTPTPTTPPATNGAIFYADRDYGGKAVTLGTGNYVLSQLNNAGIPNDWMSSLKVPSGWTVEVYADDNFGGTKWTYTSSSSWVGDSVNDKMSSVKIYTGSPPATGVTRPSEVPSQIWTYAMNVDNKFGKGGDFALLLSAVIKKESSFGAGLPGSPSAGDGLMQVEPNTRAAYASQFSAKFGRTYNHSSEQDQVALGGLILDEKIARFGNIYNGLLHYNGGDNWYPGATDSYGRPILADQYANAVYGTYKGYGGKN; encoded by the coding sequence TTGTATAAGAAAGTTTCAGTCAGAGCTGTATCCCTAATGGCCGTGATGGTAATGCTGTTGTCCGTGTTCTTCACCGCCTTACCGAATGCAAATGCAGCCGCGAGAGGAGCGTGGTCGCCGAACACGGCCTATGCGGTGAATGACACCGTAACCTATGGCGGAGGTACATATACCTGTCTTCAGGCGCATACGTCCCTGACCGGCTGGGAGCCGCCGAATGTTCCTGCACTATGGAAAAGCGGCAGCACCACCACACCAACGCCCACGCCCACAACGCCACCAGCTACGAACGGAGCCATCTTCTATGCAGACAGGGACTATGGCGGCAAGGCCGTCACCCTGGGAACAGGCAATTATGTGCTGTCCCAGCTGAACAATGCGGGCATTCCGAATGACTGGATGTCCTCGCTCAAGGTGCCCAGCGGCTGGACGGTGGAGGTGTATGCGGACGATAATTTTGGCGGCACGAAGTGGACCTATACATCAAGCTCCTCCTGGGTCGGCGACAGTGTGAATGACAAGATGTCTTCGGTCAAAATCTACACCGGTTCACCGCCCGCAACCGGCGTCACCCGCCCCTCCGAGGTGCCCAGCCAGATCTGGACGTATGCCATGAATGTGGACAATAAATTCGGAAAAGGCGGGGATTTCGCACTACTACTGAGCGCAGTCATCAAGAAGGAGAGTAGCTTCGGAGCAGGTCTGCCGGGCAGCCCATCCGCCGGTGACGGATTGATGCAGGTTGAACCGAATACACGTGCCGCGTATGCCTCCCAATTCAGCGCCAAATTCGGCCGCACGTATAATCACAGCAGCGAACAGGATCAGGTAGCCTTAGGCGGACTGATTCTTGATGAGAAGATCGCAAGATTCGGCAACATCTACAACGGACTCTTACACTACAACGGGGGCGACAACTGGTATCCAGGCGCCACCGATTCCTACGGCCGCCCGATCCTGGCGGATCAATATGCCAATGCTGTATACGGGACGTATAAGGGGTATGGAGGGAAGAACTAA
- a CDS encoding helix-turn-helix transcriptional regulator: protein MPKKDNLLAILWMLNTGAKLTAGQIAERLELNIRTVYRYIDALCASGVPIIADSGHNGGYRLLNHFIKAPLLFDLEEKKALLHAAEFAKEAGYPGSEALDHAASKLRLYNNPEQERTLSHQLAGFEVAGRKAPPAVQSVLAELEQAIAREYPVETDYRTGREEQAKRRTIDPYGVVYWNNKWYTVGFCHLKQEIRSFRADRMLTIQPAPGHFKRPEAFSARDFFLQKMLPDLPGKGTLTTVVIAGRAEALDDLCLHWYFAHHLQKRTPGQAIFMLEEWAIQHFVPHFLLSYGKSIQITGPQSLKDRAAAVAADLAEYYRG from the coding sequence ATGCCCAAAAAAGATAATCTTTTAGCCATCCTATGGATGCTGAATACCGGCGCCAAGCTGACAGCGGGGCAGATCGCCGAACGGCTGGAGCTTAATATCCGCACCGTGTACCGCTATATCGATGCCCTCTGTGCCAGCGGGGTGCCGATTATCGCAGACTCCGGCCATAATGGCGGCTACCGCCTGCTGAACCATTTCATTAAAGCCCCGCTGTTGTTCGACCTGGAGGAGAAAAAAGCGCTGCTTCATGCCGCTGAGTTCGCCAAGGAAGCCGGATACCCGGGGAGTGAGGCTTTAGACCATGCTGCCTCGAAGTTGAGGCTGTATAACAACCCGGAGCAGGAGCGCACGCTCAGCCATCAGTTAGCGGGATTTGAGGTGGCCGGGCGCAAGGCACCGCCTGCGGTTCAATCTGTGCTCGCGGAATTAGAGCAAGCCATAGCAAGGGAATACCCGGTAGAGACCGACTACCGCACCGGGCGGGAGGAACAGGCCAAGCGCAGAACAATTGACCCCTATGGCGTCGTGTACTGGAACAACAAATGGTACACCGTAGGCTTTTGCCATCTGAAGCAGGAGATCCGCAGCTTCCGGGCTGACCGGATGCTCACTATCCAGCCGGCACCGGGACACTTCAAGCGCCCCGAAGCCTTCTCGGCCCGTGACTTCTTCCTGCAGAAGATGCTGCCTGATCTGCCAGGCAAGGGGACGTTAACCACCGTAGTCATCGCGGGCCGGGCGGAGGCCCTGGACGACCTCTGTCTTCATTGGTATTTCGCCCATCATCTGCAGAAGCGAACCCCCGGCCAAGCTATTTTCATGCTCGAAGAATGGGCTATACAGCATTTTGTTCCGCACTTCCTTTTATCATATGGAAAGTCCATTCAAATCACCGGGCCGCAGAGCCTCAAAGACAGGGCTGCTGCGGTTGCAGCGGACTTGGCGGAGTATTACCGGGGGTGA
- a CDS encoding class I SAM-dependent methyltransferase, producing the protein MTAHNNLEEYRDPVNYDLEFSGETRKYQFYLEWAKASTGEVLELACGTGLTTLPLAQAGIAMTGVDIASSMLAYARMKAGNLPVEFIEADARTFRSDKRFAMIYLTGNAFQAFVSDEDQAALLRTVYHHLEPGGRLIFETRNPAGTDLSDEGETAWGQFIDSDGNVVKVSGTQTYDAERSIMHWVTFRDWGYKRTESRIDCRFTTHAALTELLTRYGFRIEHQYADWDRTPFTPSSPLLISVCKKL; encoded by the coding sequence ATGACTGCGCACAACAATCTGGAAGAGTACCGTGATCCGGTCAACTATGATCTGGAGTTCAGCGGGGAGACACGAAAATATCAGTTCTATCTGGAGTGGGCCAAGGCGTCTACCGGAGAGGTTTTGGAGCTGGCTTGCGGAACCGGATTGACGACTCTGCCGCTGGCTCAAGCGGGAATAGCAATGACTGGCGTTGATATTGCTTCCTCTATGCTGGCTTATGCGCGGATGAAGGCCGGGAACTTGCCCGTAGAGTTCATCGAAGCCGATGCGCGAACCTTCCGCTCCGATAAGCGGTTTGCCATGATTTATTTAACGGGGAATGCGTTTCAGGCTTTTGTGAGTGATGAGGATCAGGCTGCCTTGCTCCGTACCGTCTACCATCATCTGGAGCCCGGAGGACGACTGATCTTCGAGACGCGCAATCCCGCAGGAACTGACCTGTCTGATGAAGGGGAGACGGCTTGGGGGCAATTCATCGATTCAGACGGCAACGTAGTCAAGGTATCGGGCACACAGACCTACGATGCGGAACGTTCTATCATGCACTGGGTAACCTTTCGCGATTGGGGCTATAAGCGGACGGAGTCGCGGATCGACTGCCGGTTTACAACACACGCTGCGCTGACAGAGTTACTGACCCGTTACGGATTTCGTATCGAGCACCAGTATGCGGACTGGGATCGAACACCGTTCACCCCCTCCTCCCCGCTCCTTATCAGCGTATGTAAGAAATTGTAA
- a CDS encoding type 1 glutamine amidotransferase family protein yields the protein MKHTVYLYVFDTMADWEIGYLTAELNSGRYYKEGVAPSAIVTVANEKTLVTTMGGLTIMPDITVDECSIASADALILPGGNTWTEAIHKPILGLAERCIQEGILVAAICGATMGLAQAGLLNSRPHTSNDLEYLRMVCPAYTGGDFYQMQSAVTDGKLITASGIAPLEFTVHVLKAMDVMAPDKLKAWYSLYKTQEAKYFYELMN from the coding sequence ATGAAACATACCGTATATCTATATGTGTTCGACACCATGGCCGATTGGGAGATTGGATACTTAACGGCCGAACTGAATTCGGGAAGGTACTATAAGGAGGGGGTGGCCCCGTCTGCAATAGTTACTGTTGCCAATGAGAAGACGCTTGTCACTACAATGGGCGGACTGACAATCATGCCTGACATCACGGTGGATGAGTGCAGCATAGCAAGCGCAGATGCCTTGATTCTGCCCGGCGGAAATACATGGACCGAAGCCATCCACAAGCCTATCCTAGGGCTCGCTGAGCGATGTATACAGGAGGGTATATTAGTTGCAGCCATCTGCGGAGCCACCATGGGACTGGCCCAGGCCGGCCTGCTGAATTCACGCCCGCATACAAGCAATGACCTGGAGTATCTCCGGATGGTCTGTCCTGCGTATACCGGCGGGGACTTTTACCAGATGCAGTCTGCTGTAACGGATGGCAAGCTGATCACCGCCTCCGGCATCGCTCCGTTGGAATTCACTGTGCATGTCTTGAAAGCCATGGATGTAATGGCCCCAGACAAATTGAAGGCCTGGTATAGTCTCTACAAGACCCAGGAAGCGAAGTATTTCTATGAGTTGATGAACTAA
- a CDS encoding VOC family protein gives MTSKEHMGVSGQYTDKGRPNGFTTITPFIAVNHPSEAIEFYTAVFGAKVNYITEYPGANGEAIIAHAELDFGNGRLQLGAANPAYHLVLPPEGDNACYSLGIYVMNVDQVVDNAAARGATVREPVASFVSGDRFGSILDPFGVRWSVMTRIEDLSDEESSRRVAEWAEAGLKGGKE, from the coding sequence ATGACAAGCAAAGAGCATATGGGAGTATCGGGCCAATATACGGATAAGGGGAGACCCAACGGATTCACAACCATTACCCCATTCATAGCAGTAAATCATCCTTCTGAGGCGATAGAGTTCTATACAGCTGTTTTCGGTGCGAAGGTCAACTATATTACGGAATATCCCGGTGCTAACGGGGAGGCTATTATTGCTCATGCGGAACTGGATTTCGGCAATGGCCGCTTACAGCTGGGGGCAGCGAATCCGGCATATCATCTGGTCCTGCCGCCAGAGGGTGACAATGCATGTTATTCTCTGGGAATCTACGTAATGAATGTCGATCAGGTCGTAGACAATGCGGCAGCAAGAGGAGCAACGGTTAGAGAGCCGGTGGCAAGCTTCGTTTCAGGCGATAGATTCGGAAGCATCCTGGACCCCTTCGGCGTCAGATGGTCAGTGATGACCCGGATTGAGGACTTGTCCGACGAAGAGAGCAGCCGGAGGGTAGCGGAGTGGGCGGAAGCAGGGCTTAAGGGTGGGAAGGAGTAA
- a CDS encoding trypsin-like serine protease encodes MKKNFRYFLGLMLVLLMIPMSVAASSADRNADLTHTVPKAIIQAMELQEPALRAYQNLWDSFDKDELGTPVYPEHYAGEYVSGDKLVIMLVDPSEELKEEYMKRAQDSDHVIFESASYSLDYLNSLDQVVKQLEEQNYSIGSYGVDRKANVFFVSVIEEDYNKLMSEQPQTLQKTTESLPVRIEPGTSNTSTAQLWGGDRITNEDNGAGLSVGIGGSYGGSNAILTAGHSNEKVGFLSTRYPYIQYSGTRTGQVSYQRANRTNGATGVDSLGDFAMVKLTGSDTATNKVYGSVSITGTYSSVPVGTTIYKYGATTGYSWGTVTQASINVIYSDGLFNTYYVNGLYQSLMQNSSGTDAVAGGDSGGPVYMKDGSANKLHGIVTARSNPTSGPAKIMYSTPIYYAEHAGFTVKTN; translated from the coding sequence TTGAAAAAGAACTTCCGCTATTTTCTAGGCCTCATGCTCGTATTATTAATGATTCCAATGAGTGTCGCTGCTTCTAGTGCTGATCGAAATGCTGACTTGACCCATACTGTACCGAAAGCTATTATACAAGCGATGGAATTGCAGGAGCCGGCCCTTCGAGCCTATCAGAATCTCTGGGACAGTTTCGATAAAGATGAACTAGGTACACCGGTGTATCCCGAACATTATGCAGGGGAATATGTCAGCGGCGATAAACTGGTGATTATGTTAGTAGATCCTTCCGAAGAGCTGAAAGAAGAGTATATGAAGCGTGCACAGGATAGTGATCATGTTATATTTGAAAGCGCTTCATACTCTCTGGATTATTTGAATAGTCTAGATCAAGTCGTGAAACAGCTGGAGGAGCAGAATTATAGCATCGGAAGCTACGGTGTGGACCGGAAGGCTAATGTGTTCTTTGTCTCAGTGATTGAAGAAGACTACAATAAGCTTATGAGTGAGCAGCCCCAGACTCTCCAAAAGACAACAGAGAGCTTGCCTGTCCGTATCGAGCCAGGAACGTCTAATACGAGTACCGCCCAATTATGGGGAGGAGACCGGATTACCAATGAAGATAATGGCGCTGGATTAAGTGTCGGCATAGGCGGCAGTTATGGGGGCAGCAATGCCATTCTGACGGCTGGACACAGCAATGAGAAGGTAGGCTTCTTATCTACAAGATATCCTTATATTCAGTATTCGGGAACACGGACAGGACAGGTTAGCTATCAGCGTGCGAACCGAACAAACGGTGCAACTGGTGTAGATTCGCTGGGCGATTTTGCGATGGTGAAGTTAACCGGGAGTGATACGGCGACGAACAAAGTGTATGGAAGTGTGTCCATAACCGGGACCTATTCATCGGTTCCTGTGGGAACCACGATCTATAAATACGGTGCAACAACCGGATATTCTTGGGGGACTGTGACACAAGCGAGCATAAACGTTATCTACTCCGATGGCCTGTTTAATACCTATTATGTGAATGGCCTGTATCAGTCTCTGATGCAGAACTCATCCGGTACCGATGCCGTTGCCGGGGGAGACAGCGGAGGACCGGTATATATGAAGGATGGAAGTGCGAACAAGCTGCATGGCATTGTAACAGCCAGAAGCAATCCTACGAGCGGGCCTGCTAAGATCATGTATTCCACCCCGATTTATTATGCGGAGCATGCCGGCTTCACCGTCAAGACTAACTAG
- a CDS encoding RNA polymerase sigma factor has protein sequence MKDLYDSHYPLMRKKAYTILKDQEVIEDVIQEAFIRLIPKTALLRTLNGCKVTTYVVNTIKHYCYDHIRRRARRSRKVYTGLNNDVAEQIPDPAAATEENYIQAEAVGALERAMLQLSERDRNLLYFKYKLELRDPQIGELLNLPPQHVRQYISRARGRVLRVLREEGVGYQIR, from the coding sequence CTGAAGGATCTATACGATAGCCACTATCCATTAATGAGGAAGAAAGCTTATACCATCCTTAAGGATCAGGAGGTCATTGAGGATGTCATTCAAGAAGCTTTCATCCGGCTGATTCCCAAGACCGCCTTGTTACGCACCTTGAACGGCTGCAAAGTTACCACTTATGTCGTCAACACCATTAAGCATTATTGTTATGACCATATCCGAAGGCGCGCCCGCCGTTCCAGGAAGGTCTACACCGGCTTGAACAACGATGTAGCGGAGCAAATCCCTGATCCCGCAGCCGCGACAGAAGAGAACTACATCCAGGCTGAAGCAGTAGGAGCGCTAGAGAGAGCCATGCTGCAACTGTCTGAACGCGACCGCAATCTGCTCTACTTCAAATACAAGCTGGAACTGCGCGACCCGCAGATCGGGGAGCTCCTGAACCTCCCGCCCCAGCACGTGCGCCAATATATCTCCAGAGCCAGAGGGCGGGTGCTGCGGGTTCTAAGGGAGGAGGGGGTTGGCTACCAAATTCGTTAG
- a CDS encoding carbohydrate ABC transporter permease — MTTTALDIKKKSYNSGEAARRRPFPHILYYLFMIVISCFYAYPILWLILSSFRENREIFSSPFALPEQINLQNWSKAWTVGNMSTYASNSVIVTSVTVAGILLFASLAAFAFSKLRFHGSSLLMLLFVFGLFMPLQSFFIAQSYIFEQLNLKDSYMGLILPYIGTGLPLAIFLLKAYLDSIPKELLEAARIDGCGDWRMYGRIILPLLVPNMATVGIFSALNAWNELLLAMLYIQDDSLKTIPVGLLAFSSRYMTDYKLLFSALAMITLPMIIVYLFFHRYIVAGLTEGALK, encoded by the coding sequence TTGACGACCACAGCCCTGGATATCAAGAAAAAATCCTATAACAGCGGGGAAGCCGCCCGCCGCAGACCGTTCCCGCATATCCTGTATTATCTGTTCATGATCGTCATTTCCTGCTTCTATGCCTACCCGATCCTCTGGCTTATTCTCTCTTCCTTCCGGGAGAACCGGGAGATCTTCTCCTCTCCGTTCGCGCTGCCGGAACAGATTAATCTGCAGAACTGGTCCAAAGCCTGGACAGTCGGCAATATGAGCACCTACGCCAGCAACAGTGTAATTGTCACCTCGGTCACCGTTGCGGGCATTCTGCTCTTCGCCAGTCTCGCAGCCTTCGCCTTCAGCAAGCTGCGCTTCCACGGCAGCAGCCTGCTGATGCTGCTGTTCGTCTTCGGACTGTTCATGCCGCTGCAATCCTTTTTCATTGCGCAGAGCTATATTTTTGAGCAACTGAATCTGAAGGATTCTTATATGGGGTTAATTCTCCCTTATATCGGTACCGGACTTCCGCTGGCCATCTTCCTGCTTAAGGCGTATTTGGACTCGATCCCGAAGGAGCTGCTGGAGGCTGCCCGGATTGACGGCTGCGGCGACTGGCGGATGTACGGCAGAATCATTCTTCCGCTCTTGGTTCCGAATATGGCCACCGTGGGGATCTTCTCTGCGCTGAATGCCTGGAATGAGCTGCTGCTGGCCATGCTGTACATCCAGGACGACTCCCTGAAGACGATTCCGGTAGGTCTGCTGGCCTTCTCCAGCCGCTATATGACCGACTATAAGCTGCTGTTCTCCGCACTGGCGATGATTACGCTCCCGATGATTATTGTCTACCTCTTCTTCCACCGCTACATTGTGGCCGGCTTGACCGAAGGGGCGCTGAAATAA
- a CDS encoding carbohydrate ABC transporter permease codes for MSGRSNKLSPYLFISPALLLFGFVVLVPVLMTFVFSFYDWNGIGTMHFTGFDNYIRAFQDQIYINSYGHTLIYIVATVLVEVIAGLGLAGLITMGRKGSGLFRLAFFVPVMLPMIVVSYLWKFVYNSDFGLINILLEKIGLENWTRIWLGNPDTALYAICIVSGWVYAGFYMTIFYSGIQRISKEVYESAYLDGAGEAQIFFKIKIPMIRNLVETGIMLCVLTGFQSFDLFYVMTNGGPYNSTEIVTTYLVKVVFTHMSIGYGSALAVIMTIVIAVIGLVAGKMKKKDDGVLEY; via the coding sequence ATGTCCGGCCGAAGCAATAAGCTCTCTCCCTACCTGTTCATCTCTCCCGCCCTCCTGCTGTTTGGCTTCGTTGTTCTGGTCCCCGTGCTGATGACCTTCGTCTTCAGCTTCTACGACTGGAACGGGATCGGCACGATGCATTTCACCGGCTTCGACAATTATATCCGCGCTTTTCAGGACCAGATCTACATTAACTCCTACGGACACACGCTTATCTATATTGTTGCTACGGTCCTGGTTGAGGTCATTGCCGGACTCGGACTCGCAGGCTTAATCACGATGGGCCGCAAGGGCAGCGGACTCTTCCGGCTCGCCTTCTTCGTACCCGTCATGCTGCCGATGATTGTCGTCTCCTACCTGTGGAAGTTCGTCTATAATTCCGATTTCGGCCTCATTAATATCCTGCTGGAGAAAATCGGCCTGGAGAACTGGACCCGTATCTGGCTGGGCAACCCCGATACCGCGCTTTATGCCATCTGTATCGTCTCCGGCTGGGTGTATGCAGGCTTTTATATGACCATCTTCTATTCCGGAATCCAGCGCATCTCCAAAGAAGTCTACGAATCGGCCTATCTGGACGGCGCAGGGGAAGCACAGATCTTCTTCAAGATCAAAATCCCCATGATCCGCAATCTGGTGGAGACAGGCATCATGCTGTGTGTGCTCACCGGCTTCCAGTCCTTCGATCTGTTCTATGTAATGACTAACGGCGGACCGTACAATTCAACCGAGATCGTAACCACCTATCTGGTCAAGGTCGTCTTCACCCATATGAGCATCGGCTACGGCTCCGCGCTGGCCGTCATTATGACGATTGTAATCGCGGTGATCGGGCTGGTGGCCGGCAAAATGAAGAAGAAGGACGACGGTGTCCTGGAGTATTAG